Proteins found in one Candidatus Zixiibacteriota bacterium genomic segment:
- a CDS encoding FG-GAP repeat protein, whose protein sequence is MLGSSPRSVTSADFDGDGKPDLAVANTGSRNVSILKNISNWPSCCAGLTGNVDCSSDDVSDVSYLTALIDYLFISLTPLCCPSEGNIEGSLDGVADVSDLIRLIDYLFITLAPTAACQRDSREWCNREMGGVVGRSRNEQRTEIAASLRSSQRLIGNVTPAKARGSIIY, encoded by the coding sequence GTGCTGGGGAGCTCTCCCCGGTCGGTTACTTCCGCCGACTTTGACGGGGACGGGAAACCTGATCTGGCGGTCGCGAATACAGGCTCCCGCAATGTCTCGATCCTGAAAAACATCAGCAATTGGCCATCCTGCTGTGCGGGATTAACGGGCAATGTCGATTGTTCGTCTGATGATGTTTCAGATGTTTCGTACCTAACGGCTTTGATTGATTATCTGTTCATTTCGCTGACGCCGCTCTGTTGTCCAAGCGAGGGCAACATTGAGGGATCACTGGACGGTGTGGCTGATGTTTCTGATTTAATCCGGTTGATAGATTATCTCTTTATCACGCTTGCTCCGACCGCGGCCTGTCAGAGAGACAGCAGGGAATGGTGCAACCGTGAGATGGGTGGTGTTGTCGGTAGGAGCCGGAATGAACAGAGAACTGAGATTGCCGCGTCGCTTCGCTCCTCGCAACGACTCATTGGAAATGTCACCCCAGCGAAAGCTAGGGGATCCATCATCTATTGA
- a CDS encoding leucyl aminopeptidase translates to MKFNVIATRPQEYSGDTLIIPAAKLDKIKSSILKEIDMASDGVVTTLLGSEEFSGKENEISVIYHPAGFKCSRLMLVGLGETKKLLPDSFRKALGNLSRHKGLRGSTKAAVYMGDCEEDANYQAAVEGYLLGSYKMLDYKTKESDKKVSKLGELTFITTRKVLVAKLADDVTRGAIIAEGQLLARRFAETPPNDLTPRIYAERAKKLALEHKISCQILDEKVIAKERMGGLLGVAQGSVEPPRFIILQYKGGAATAKPIVLVGKGVTFDTGGISIKPALDMHEMKQDMAGSAVMLATILTASRLKLPLNIVTLIPTTENMPSGTAIKPGDILKMRNGKTVEIINTDAEGRLILADALDYANTFNPQAVIDIATLTGAARFILGFAGAPIMGNNKLLIESLERAADITAERVWELPIWEDYLEQMKSSIADLVNSGPPVAGTLAAAAFLQEFIGDWPWAHIDIAYVDMEKKGRPYTPKGATGFGVRLLVEVLSGWKKG, encoded by the coding sequence ATGAAATTTAATGTCATTGCAACTCGGCCGCAGGAATACTCCGGCGATACGCTGATCATCCCTGCTGCAAAGTTAGATAAAATCAAATCTTCGATATTAAAAGAAATTGATATGGCATCGGACGGAGTGGTGACAACATTGCTTGGGTCCGAAGAATTTAGCGGCAAGGAGAACGAGATTTCCGTTATCTATCATCCGGCCGGGTTCAAATGCTCACGATTGATGCTCGTGGGACTTGGCGAGACAAAAAAGCTCTTGCCGGATAGTTTCAGGAAAGCCCTTGGAAATCTTTCACGTCACAAAGGTTTGCGCGGTTCAACCAAGGCCGCGGTGTATATGGGAGATTGTGAGGAAGATGCGAATTATCAGGCGGCAGTTGAAGGGTATCTTCTCGGGTCGTATAAGATGCTTGACTATAAGACAAAGGAATCAGACAAGAAAGTAAGCAAGCTTGGGGAATTAACATTCATCACTACGCGAAAGGTTTTGGTTGCAAAGCTTGCAGACGATGTCACACGCGGGGCAATAATCGCCGAAGGTCAGCTTTTGGCTCGACGCTTTGCTGAAACTCCTCCAAACGATCTGACCCCGCGAATCTATGCCGAGCGGGCGAAAAAACTCGCATTGGAGCACAAGATATCTTGTCAAATTCTCGATGAAAAAGTGATCGCAAAGGAGAGAATGGGCGGTCTGCTGGGAGTCGCCCAAGGGTCAGTCGAGCCTCCGCGATTCATTATTCTCCAGTACAAAGGTGGGGCTGCCACAGCGAAACCGATTGTTCTTGTTGGGAAAGGTGTAACATTTGACACAGGCGGTATTTCCATAAAGCCAGCTCTTGATATGCATGAGATGAAACAGGACATGGCCGGCTCGGCGGTCATGCTTGCGACGATCCTCACGGCCTCAAGGCTCAAACTACCGCTCAATATCGTTACGCTGATTCCGACCACTGAGAATATGCCATCCGGCACGGCAATCAAGCCGGGTGACATTTTGAAAATGCGCAATGGGAAGACGGTGGAGATAATCAATACCGATGCTGAAGGGCGCCTTATTCTCGCTGATGCTCTTGACTACGCCAACACCTTTAATCCGCAAGCGGTCATCGATATTGCGACGCTCACCGGAGCAGCCAGATTTATTCTTGGTTTTGCCGGCGCACCGATTATGGGGAACAACAAGCTCTTGATCGAATCTCTCGAACGGGCTGCTGATATAACAGCCGAGCGTGTTTGGGAACTGCCGATCTGGGAAGATTATCTTGAGCAGATGAAATCATCGATTGCCGACCTTGTAAACTCAGGTCCGCCAGTGGCCGGAACACTTGCCGCAGCGGCATTTCTTCAAGAGTTTATCGGCGACTGGCCGTGGGCGCATATTGACATCGCCTATGTCGATATGGAGAAGAAGGGAAGACCATATACACCTAAAGGGGCGACTGGATTTGGTGTGCGGCTTCTGGTTGAGGTGCTATCGGGGTGGAAGAAGGGCTAA
- a CDS encoding aldehyde dehydrogenase family protein — MADSTQQKSVEELVRRVLSEITDNGTTNGHASKAAVNESTTTLAAFPRQSIIQNRLGLRPTAERDGLSLFSEMDQAIDACRIAQRRWLDISLEQRLRVVANIRFHALAQAERIGRMAVTETGMGKMPDKMNKIILCANKTPGPEDLHPVAYSGDRGLTLVEPAPWGVMGIITPSTNPAATVLNNSISAISAGNGAVFCPHPMAKGVSAEMAKLVHDAITEAGGPENLIVCLISPTIETAQTLMKHRKIDLILVTGGGAVVKQAMTCGKRAICAGPGNPPVLVDETAILSQAGRDIVVGASFDNNVLCTDEKEIFVVDKVAHKLKHEMVANGAYELVGANIDKLMKILIESDLEKSGYRHVQVNRKFIGKSPEEILKQIDVVPPPGTKLVFFESAWDHPMVMAEQLMPVIPFVRVKTVEEGMEKAVVAEHNYKHTFVMHSTSIVNLSNMSQLCRSNIFVKNGSNMAGLGFGGEGYASMSIAGTTGEGITKASTFTRPRRCTLVDYFRII, encoded by the coding sequence ATGGCTGATTCAACACAACAAAAATCGGTCGAAGAACTCGTCCGACGTGTCCTTTCTGAAATTACAGATAATGGGACAACAAACGGTCATGCTTCAAAAGCGGCTGTCAACGAATCCACCACAACTCTGGCCGCCTTTCCTAGACAATCCATAATCCAAAACAGGCTCGGGCTCCGACCGACAGCAGAACGCGACGGCCTTTCTCTCTTTTCGGAAATGGATCAAGCAATCGATGCCTGTCGGATTGCGCAACGCCGCTGGCTCGATATCAGTCTTGAACAGCGATTGCGAGTTGTGGCGAATATCCGCTTTCATGCTCTGGCACAGGCCGAGCGGATTGGCCGGATGGCTGTGACCGAAACCGGCATGGGCAAAATGCCTGACAAGATGAACAAAATTATTCTCTGTGCGAACAAAACTCCCGGACCTGAGGATCTGCATCCGGTCGCATATAGCGGCGACAGAGGACTTACCCTTGTCGAACCGGCTCCTTGGGGAGTGATGGGAATTATTACTCCGTCAACCAATCCTGCGGCGACTGTACTCAATAATTCCATCTCGGCTATATCTGCTGGAAATGGCGCTGTGTTTTGTCCGCATCCTATGGCCAAAGGTGTTTCGGCTGAAATGGCCAAATTGGTTCATGATGCGATTACTGAAGCTGGCGGCCCTGAGAATTTGATTGTCTGCCTGATTTCGCCTACAATAGAGACCGCGCAAACGCTCATGAAGCACCGTAAAATTGATCTGATTCTTGTGACTGGCGGCGGGGCTGTAGTCAAGCAAGCGATGACCTGCGGCAAACGGGCCATTTGCGCCGGACCGGGTAATCCCCCGGTGTTGGTCGATGAGACAGCTATTTTGTCCCAGGCAGGACGGGACATTGTTGTTGGCGCGAGTTTTGACAACAATGTTCTTTGCACTGATGAGAAAGAAATCTTTGTGGTCGACAAGGTCGCCCACAAACTCAAACATGAGATGGTTGCCAATGGGGCGTACGAATTAGTGGGCGCGAATATTGACAAGCTGATGAAGATTCTCATCGAGAGCGATCTTGAGAAATCGGGCTACCGTCATGTTCAAGTGAACAGAAAATTCATTGGAAAATCGCCTGAGGAAATTCTCAAACAGATCGATGTTGTGCCGCCGCCCGGGACTAAACTTGTCTTTTTCGAATCGGCCTGGGATCACCCGATGGTGATGGCTGAGCAATTGATGCCGGTGATTCCGTTTGTGCGTGTCAAGACAGTCGAAGAAGGGATGGAGAAGGCGGTGGTTGCTGAGCATAATTACAAGCACACATTTGTCATGCACTCAACCTCGATTGTTAATTTGTCCAATATGTCGCAACTCTGTCGCTCGAATATCTTTGTAAAGAATGGTTCGAACATGGCCGGGCTTGGCTTTGGCGGTGAAGGGTATGCAAGCATGTCCATTGCCGGAACGACTGGTGAAGGGATCACAAAAGCGAGTACATTTACCCGTCCGCGCCGATGTACCCTCGTTGACTATTTCCGAATAATCTGA
- the eutM gene encoding ethanolamine utilization microcompartment protein EutM, producing the protein MEALGMIETKGLVALIEASDAMVKAAKVTLVGYEKIGGGFVTAIVRGDVAAVKAATDAGASAAQKIGELVSCHVIPRPHANVFEIFPARLPGEK; encoded by the coding sequence ATGGAAGCACTTGGGATGATAGAAACTAAAGGACTGGTCGCGCTGATCGAAGCATCGGATGCGATGGTCAAAGCGGCCAAAGTAACTTTGGTCGGATACGAGAAGATTGGCGGAGGATTTGTTACAGCAATTGTTCGCGGCGATGTCGCGGCTGTGAAGGCCGCAACCGATGCCGGCGCCTCGGCGGCGCAAAAGATTGGAGAGCTGGTCTCCTGTCATGTTATACCGCGACCGCATGCCAATGTCTTTGAGATATTCCCGGCACGACTTCCAGGCGAGAAATAA
- a CDS encoding YafY family protein, translated as MSKYDRLLFILNLLRSRRNLNAASLAKECDVTERSIYRDLIALSEANVPIYYDRGYKMATDNFLPPLNFNLDEYTCLKLMIDSSPLKSTAKYRKIIKELSAKIEANLSQAVKEGKKRSQKNLQVDIVTSHNSESVEKWFSIIEEAIENSNALDIDYDSLASGVTSRRVEPYFIVFRGRSFYFVAYCTNRKEFRTFRIDRVIGISTTGARFNRQKGINADSYFEGSWEIYQGKSVEVVVRLTGTAAKVVQSATHHANESVLAHGKNEVLYTVTVSGLQEIQRWILGFGSEASVVSPPELVDNLRNVGRHLSFTYPEKKKPPRQ; from the coding sequence ATGTCCAAATATGACCGGTTGCTTTTTATACTGAATCTGTTACGCTCGCGGCGAAATCTGAATGCGGCAAGTCTCGCTAAAGAATGCGATGTGACCGAACGATCGATCTACCGCGATCTGATTGCCTTGTCGGAAGCCAATGTCCCAATTTATTATGATCGGGGATACAAAATGGCTACCGATAATTTTTTGCCTCCGCTTAATTTTAATCTCGACGAGTATACCTGTCTAAAATTGATGATAGATTCCTCACCACTCAAAAGCACGGCCAAGTATCGAAAGATTATCAAAGAACTTTCGGCCAAAATCGAGGCCAATCTCTCGCAGGCTGTCAAAGAAGGGAAGAAGCGTTCTCAAAAGAATCTGCAGGTCGATATTGTGACATCGCACAATTCGGAGTCTGTCGAAAAATGGTTCTCTATAATCGAAGAGGCAATTGAGAATTCGAACGCCCTTGATATAGACTATGATTCGTTGGCTTCAGGTGTGACTTCGCGGAGGGTCGAGCCGTATTTTATAGTCTTCCGCGGCCGATCTTTTTATTTTGTAGCGTACTGTACTAACCGCAAGGAGTTTCGGACATTCCGCATCGATCGGGTTATTGGTATTTCAACGACTGGCGCGCGGTTCAACCGCCAAAAGGGAATCAATGCCGACAGCTATTTTGAAGGAAGCTGGGAAATATATCAGGGTAAATCTGTCGAAGTTGTCGTCCGGCTGACCGGCACAGCGGCCAAAGTGGTGCAGAGCGCGACACATCATGCCAACGAATCAGTTCTTGCCCACGGGAAGAACGAAGTTCTCTATACAGTGACGGTCAGCGGTTTACAGGAGATCCAGCGCTGGATACTGGGTTTTGGGAGCGAGGCATCGGTTGTTTCGCCTCCGGAATTGGTAGATAACCTGCGAAATGTCGGGAGACACCTTTCGTTCACGTACCCAGAAAAGAAGAAACCGCCTCGGCAGTGA
- a CDS encoding DUF5723 family protein: MNKFQTQTLKAVQILKYSLWLPSVLIWLASTVVLTYEDSLAAGLSSARTMAMGGAFTGLASGVNAAKYNPANLGLTGYKNSGLQLIGISANVSNNSFTLGDYNKYTGAFLTESDKSYLLARVPNDGLKLRADVEATAMSLAVGSVAFTLSGVASADINLSRDVFDLLLNGNSFGDTITITGSHVDGISYVSAGLSYGRSVYSNGSRQLTIGITMNYLHGLGVQKVMELRGNATTNESGFAGEGQIISRNAIGGSGYAIDLGTALRLNSHYTLGAKLENLRGSISWDKNTTEQGYLFSFDTMTVDNSGEDYVLTDDYDKEIESFSTSLPRTLTVGFANTSGKFLWAVDWKQGLNNAFAVSTKPGIAVGAEWKLINLLPLRAGYSVGGDRNPVFSFGSGLNLLGFYLDAAVMTGSSFSSSSSKGAHFALSTGLVF; the protein is encoded by the coding sequence ATGAATAAATTTCAAACACAGACGCTCAAGGCGGTTCAAATCCTCAAATACTCGCTTTGGCTGCCTTCGGTTCTGATATGGCTTGCATCGACAGTAGTCCTGACTTACGAGGATTCTCTTGCCGCCGGACTCTCATCAGCGCGGACCATGGCGATGGGTGGAGCTTTCACCGGTCTTGCCTCCGGAGTCAACGCCGCAAAGTACAATCCGGCAAACCTCGGCCTTACTGGCTACAAGAATAGCGGATTACAGTTGATAGGCATTAGCGCCAACGTCTCAAACAATTCATTTACTTTGGGCGATTATAACAAGTACACCGGCGCATTTCTCACAGAATCTGACAAAAGCTATCTCTTGGCGCGAGTACCAAATGACGGTCTCAAGTTAAGGGCTGATGTCGAAGCTACTGCGATGTCACTCGCCGTGGGAAGCGTCGCCTTCACCCTGAGCGGAGTAGCCTCTGCAGATATAAATCTTTCGAGAGACGTTTTTGATTTATTGCTCAACGGAAACTCTTTCGGGGATACAATCACTATTACCGGATCCCACGTCGACGGAATAAGCTATGTCTCTGCAGGTCTCTCTTACGGTAGGTCCGTTTACTCCAATGGAAGCCGGCAATTGACTATTGGAATAACTATGAACTATCTGCATGGCTTAGGGGTTCAAAAAGTAATGGAATTGCGGGGCAACGCCACCACAAACGAAAGTGGCTTTGCAGGAGAGGGTCAGATAATATCACGCAACGCGATCGGAGGCTCAGGTTATGCAATCGATCTCGGCACAGCGCTCAGACTCAATTCGCACTATACGCTCGGCGCTAAATTGGAGAATCTGCGTGGAAGTATTTCATGGGATAAGAACACAACAGAGCAGGGCTATCTTTTTAGTTTCGACACAATGACAGTGGATAACTCAGGCGAGGACTATGTACTTACCGACGACTACGATAAAGAGATCGAGAGTTTCTCAACCTCGCTTCCCAGAACGCTTACCGTCGGATTTGCCAACACAAGCGGCAAGTTCCTCTGGGCCGTTGACTGGAAGCAAGGGCTCAACAATGCCTTTGCCGTCTCAACAAAACCGGGAATCGCTGTCGGCGCAGAGTGGAAACTCATTAATCTTCTCCCCTTGCGCGCCGGATACTCGGTGGGCGGGGATCGCAATCCAGTATTTTCTTTCGGATCCGGATTGAACCTGCTCGGCTTTTATCTTGATGCGGCAGTCATGACCGGCTCCTCATTTTCTAGTTCGTCAAGCAAGGGGGCTCACTTTGCGCTTTCAACTGGGCTCGTGTTTTAA
- a CDS encoding M6 family metalloprotease domain-containing protein: MMKTQITQKRHLLLGLLTVAFCITGSAFSAPPHPDLIERRQSEIALSLPLTPLPSNAEMHQQGICTPDDDFFVRYINGKQESRGANLSAAAAGFRILAILVQYSDKNSLVPSTSFDSLLFSSTGNTVRDYFDEISYGQIDLITVNNPSSLGWRTAPQTYAYYVNGQNATGSYPQNSQKMVEDLVDQVDPLVNFGDYDNDGDGFVDCLLIIHTGTGAEFSGNANDIWSHKWSITPRLKDGVRIRSFTVQPEYWNVPGDMTIGVYSHELCHGFGLPDLYDIDNSSYGIGKWCVMAVGSWNGPTGLGSSPSHPCAWSRAKMGIATPVNVTANLVSQSIANVGTGGTIYRMWTSGLLANEYFLVENRQQTGYDTHIPSSGLLIWHIDDSKTDNSQEWYPGQPVANHFAVALEQADGLFQLEQKTSYGNTADPFPGSDNKLNFNGTTTPNSNGYLSGATFVGVNNISSSGPTITADLIVGLASGIDDDQSLSGLPEKYELSQNYPNPFNPSTTIQFSISNPGQVSLVVYNTLGQEVATIFDGPAPSGITTTTWEAQDGKGSALASGVYFYKLVIDETEVVKKMVLLR; the protein is encoded by the coding sequence ATGATGAAAACTCAAATAACACAGAAAAGGCATCTCCTTTTAGGATTGCTGACAGTCGCATTCTGCATTACAGGAAGCGCATTTTCCGCGCCTCCCCATCCAGACCTCATTGAAAGGCGGCAAAGTGAAATTGCTTTGTCACTTCCGCTAACCCCGCTCCCGAGCAACGCGGAGATGCATCAACAAGGCATTTGTACGCCCGATGATGACTTCTTTGTCCGGTATATAAACGGCAAGCAAGAGTCGAGAGGCGCAAACCTCTCCGCCGCAGCTGCTGGATTTCGCATACTTGCGATTCTTGTTCAGTATTCAGACAAGAACTCCCTTGTCCCTTCCACCTCCTTTGATTCGCTTCTCTTTAGCAGCACCGGCAATACTGTCCGCGATTACTTCGACGAAATCTCATACGGACAGATTGATCTCATCACAGTCAACAATCCGTCATCTCTTGGCTGGAGAACTGCCCCGCAGACATATGCCTACTATGTCAACGGCCAAAATGCGACTGGCTCATATCCACAAAACTCGCAGAAGATGGTCGAAGACTTGGTGGATCAGGTCGATCCGCTTGTTAACTTTGGCGACTATGACAATGACGGCGACGGATTCGTCGATTGTCTCCTGATTATTCACACTGGCACTGGAGCCGAGTTTTCCGGAAACGCCAATGATATTTGGTCGCATAAATGGTCGATCACTCCCCGGCTGAAGGATGGCGTGAGGATAAGAAGCTTTACCGTGCAACCCGAGTATTGGAATGTCCCCGGTGATATGACTATCGGAGTATATTCACATGAGCTTTGCCATGGATTCGGGCTTCCCGACCTTTATGATATCGATAACTCCTCTTACGGAATCGGGAAATGGTGCGTTATGGCCGTAGGCAGTTGGAATGGACCCACTGGTCTTGGAAGTTCACCGTCGCACCCGTGCGCCTGGAGCCGCGCTAAAATGGGCATCGCAACACCAGTCAATGTCACGGCCAATCTCGTCTCACAGTCAATTGCCAATGTCGGTACAGGCGGGACAATTTATAGGATGTGGACTTCCGGCCTTTTGGCTAATGAATATTTTCTTGTCGAAAACCGTCAACAGACAGGATACGATACCCATATACCTTCCTCTGGTTTGCTGATTTGGCATATCGACGACTCCAAAACTGATAACAGCCAAGAATGGTATCCAGGCCAACCCGTGGCAAATCACTTTGCCGTCGCCCTTGAACAGGCCGATGGGTTGTTCCAACTCGAGCAGAAGACGAGCTATGGAAACACCGCCGATCCCTTCCCCGGCTCCGATAACAAGCTGAATTTTAACGGCACAACTACTCCCAATTCAAATGGCTATCTCTCAGGGGCTACATTTGTGGGAGTTAATAATATCTCAAGTTCCGGCCCGACCATCACAGCCGACTTGATTGTCGGTCTTGCGTCAGGAATCGACGACGACCAGTCGCTTTCAGGACTTCCGGAAAAATATGAACTGTCGCAGAATTATCCGAACCCGTTTAATCCATCAACAACCATCCAGTTCTCAATTTCAAACCCCGGACAAGTGAGCCTTGTTGTGTATAACACTCTTGGACAAGAAGTTGCCACCATCTTTGACGGCCCAGCGCCGTCTGGCATCACGACGACCACGTGGGAAGCTCAAGATGGAAAGGGCAGCGCCCTTGCATCAGGAGTTTATTTTTATAAGTTGGTTATTGATGAAACTGAAGTCGTCAAAAAGATGGTCTTGCTTCGATAG
- a CDS encoding zinc-ribbon domain containing protein, whose protein sequence is MDTRSKSRVLICTECKEEFVFTIAAQEYFAERGYSEDPKRCKSCHMQYKKSGRVPRPAEESVSEEF, encoded by the coding sequence ATGGATACGAGATCTAAATCGCGCGTTCTGATTTGTACCGAATGCAAGGAAGAATTCGTCTTCACCATCGCCGCGCAAGAATATTTTGCTGAGCGCGGTTATAGTGAGGATCCGAAGCGGTGCAAGAGCTGTCATATGCAGTATAAGAAATCCGGACGTGTCCCGCGCCCTGCTGAAGAATCGGTCAGCGAAGAGTTTTAA
- a CDS encoding ATPase, T2SS/T4P/T4SS family — MARKRIGDLLVDKRLINAAQLSSALTEQNTTGKRLGQILVDANLITEDQLIDTVAERLDIPKISIEALVIDAQVVQRVPVEIARRYTLIPVFASGNTLTLAMADPLNIIAIDEIKYLTACDIKRVIAKASEIREAIDRYYSVTDTLNEIMGSSRERGRPSITDELAAETPVEAESPIIKLVNLIISKAVKDRASDIHFEPDESMLRVRFRVHGSMREEAAPPKSMQNEFLSRIKVAANLDLSEKRLPQDGRMSVTVDGSIIDLRVSTLPTIHGEKIVIRILDRRNLQLSFKDLGFRDKVFQEWLNVIHKPEGLILITGPTSSGKTTTLYTTLQEINSIEKNIVTVEDPVEYSLPLINQIQINEKAGLTFPSALRSILRQNPDIIMIGEIRDAETARMAVRSALTGQIVFSTIHTNDAPSTIGRLIDMGIEPYLVATALKGVLAQRLVRTNCSNCTEDHTPSDTLIARAGLTGMREVLSFRYGKGCRQCKGTGFKGMTGIYEFIQVTPAMSEAILTNQSTNSMRDLAYRQGYLPLFEAGLEKLATGQISLEELLKETSSTDDISYSTSAGIMRENIDAVKL, encoded by the coding sequence ATGGCACGAAAAAGAATCGGCGATTTACTTGTTGATAAACGACTTATAAACGCCGCCCAGCTAAGTTCCGCTCTAACCGAGCAAAACACAACGGGCAAGCGTCTTGGGCAAATTCTTGTAGATGCCAATCTGATTACCGAAGACCAGTTAATCGATACTGTTGCCGAACGGCTCGATATTCCCAAAATTTCTATCGAAGCTCTTGTTATTGATGCTCAGGTCGTCCAGCGTGTCCCGGTGGAAATTGCCCGCCGGTATACCCTTATTCCGGTTTTCGCCAGCGGAAATACCCTAACCTTGGCCATGGCTGATCCCCTGAATATTATTGCCATAGACGAAATCAAATATCTCACTGCCTGCGACATCAAACGCGTCATTGCCAAAGCAAGCGAAATCCGCGAAGCCATCGACCGCTATTATTCGGTCACAGACACCCTCAATGAAATAATGGGTTCCTCCCGTGAGAGAGGCCGACCTTCCATAACCGACGAGCTTGCGGCTGAAACTCCCGTCGAGGCCGAGTCACCGATTATAAAACTTGTCAATCTTATCATCTCAAAAGCTGTCAAAGACCGGGCAAGCGATATTCATTTTGAGCCTGATGAGTCAATGCTGCGAGTTAGGTTTCGAGTACATGGCTCAATGCGCGAAGAAGCTGCGCCTCCAAAATCAATGCAAAATGAGTTCCTCTCACGAATAAAAGTCGCCGCTAATCTTGACCTCTCGGAGAAGCGTCTTCCGCAAGACGGTCGAATGTCTGTCACGGTCGACGGTTCCATTATCGATCTGCGTGTTTCGACCCTGCCAACAATCCATGGCGAGAAAATTGTTATTCGAATTCTTGACCGTCGAAATCTCCAGCTCAGCTTTAAAGATTTAGGCTTCCGTGACAAAGTCTTCCAAGAATGGCTCAACGTCATTCATAAACCAGAGGGGCTAATTCTTATAACGGGTCCGACCTCAAGCGGCAAGACCACGACTTTGTATACCACCCTTCAAGAAATTAATTCGATCGAAAAGAATATCGTCACGGTCGAAGATCCAGTCGAGTATTCCCTCCCTTTGATAAATCAGATTCAGATCAATGAAAAGGCGGGACTGACCTTTCCCTCCGCGCTTCGTTCCATCCTCCGCCAAAATCCTGATATCATTATGATCGGTGAAATACGCGACGCGGAAACCGCCCGCATGGCAGTCAGATCGGCCCTGACCGGACAGATTGTCTTCTCAACCATTCATACCAACGATGCACCATCGACCATAGGTAGACTAATCGATATGGGCATTGAGCCATACCTGGTCGCCACCGCCCTCAAAGGTGTTCTCGCGCAAAGGCTGGTCAGAACTAACTGCTCGAACTGTACCGAAGACCACACTCCGTCCGATACATTGATTGCCCGGGCCGGACTCACAGGAATGCGCGAGGTGCTCAGCTTCCGCTATGGCAAAGGATGCCGGCAGTGCAAAGGGACTGGCTTCAAAGGAATGACCGGTATCTATGAATTCATTCAGGTAACGCCGGCCATGAGCGAAGCTATCCTGACCAATCAGAGCACAAACAGTATGCGCGATCTTGCCTACCGTCAAGGATATCTTCCGTTATTTGAGGCGGGACTTGAAAAGCTTGCGACTGGTCAAATCTCGCTTGAAGAACTTCTCAAAGAGACGTCGAGTACGGATGACATTTCGTATTCCACCAGTGCTGGAATAATGCGGGAAAATATCGATGCCGTTAAATTATAA